The DNA window GCCGACGGACCACCGGGTGGTAGTGtctctggaacacacacacacacacacacacagtgtcaaatgcagacatcaacagacaataaacaaccatAAAttctaataatcaataataataatcaaccaTGAATTAAGGATCAACTTCTTTGTTAAACTAATTATTTTAGAACAAAAtccttttaataataattataataaaactgGATTCAAGCGACtgatgagttttattttgaaatacagtaacCCTCAGGTTTTCGCTTCAAGGTGATCGGCTTCACGAGGTCATGTGACTCTGTACTCGCatactattggctgacagcatccgtgtgttaaacacttttctttaatatacaAGTGCTTTAAACTGTCTATCAGAGTGGGTTCATGTCAGcatggggggggcggggttctTGAGTGTTTCTCACCTGTAGGGGGTGGAGCTCCCACAGCGCCGTGTTCTGGGCGTTACAGTGTTCTGGTTCCTCTAGTTCTGGGAGGAAGAGTCCAGAACCCTGAACCTCATTatccaacaggaagtcactCCTGGGGAaggcctgacacacacacacacacacacacacacacacacacacacacacacacacacacacacacacacacacacagtaacacacacagacacacacacacacacacacagacacacacacagacacacacacacacacaaacacacacacacacacacagacacacacacaaaaaatgacatgttaaattaatttcagattgaactgaatgaaacacacacacacacacacacaaacacacactcacatgcataGCAGCCCGGGTGGCGGCGAGGACCCCCACGCTGGCGTCGGGCAGCAGGTGCAGACTGAGCGTGCTCAGTCTCTTGATGAACGCCATCGCCCTCTGGAGTGTCACCTGCTTCCTGCGGCGGGTCAGCATGGCGTCCAGACACTGCAGCacgatgatgatgtcatcattgggAGCCCCTGTGACAGACAGAGGcttgatatttaaataaagaaactcTGGAGATGTCATCACCGGggctcagtgatgtcatcaccagggctcagtgatgtcatcaccgggGCTCAGTGGTGTCATCACCAGggctcagtgatgtcatcaccggggctcagtgatgtcatcaccgggGCTCAGTGGTGTCATCACCAGggctcagtgatgtcatcaccaggGCTCAGTGGTGTCATCACCGGggctcagtgatgtcatcaccggggctcagtgatgtcatcaccaggATTTCCTGTCAGTCAGGTTTACCTGCATGAAGCGACAGCAGCTTCCTGTAAAGGTGGGAGTAGAAGGTCATGGGGTCGATGTTCAGAACGTCACCTGAGGAGAACACAGgggtcaggacacacacacacacacatagacacacacacacacacacatagacacacacacacacacacacacacatagacacacacacacacacacacacatagacacacacacacacatagacacacacacacacacacacacacactgaaacactgaaacacagacacacacacacacacactgagacacacgcacacacacacacacacacacacacacacacacacacacacacacacacacacacacacacacacacacacacacacacacacacacacaccttgtcctGACAGGATGGTGAACACCGTCTGGATGCTGTGGAGACTCTCCCGATTGGTCAGATCCTAGAAACGTCAGAGGAGGAGCATCAATAAGATCGATCGATCACATAACCAGCTAAGGAGGAGTGGCCTCAGAGAATACTCACTCCTGATTGGATGAGGTCCTGAAGCACTTTGAGCAGGTCATCAAAAAACTCCACATTGATCAGGTGAGcaaagctgacaggaagtgacatcacagttagtgtgtgtgtgtctcagtgtgtgtgtgtgtgtgtgtgtgtgtgcgtgtgtctcagtgtgtgtgtgtgtgtgtgtgtgtgtctcagtgtgtgtgtgtgtgtgtgtatgtgtgtgtgtgtgtctcagtgtgtgtgtgtgtgtttcagtgtgtgtgtgtctcagtgtgtatgtgtgtgtgtctcagtgtgtgtgtgtctcagtgtgtgtgtgtgtgtgtgtatgtgtgtgtgtgtgtgtctcagtgtgtgtgtgtgtgtctcagtgtgtgtgtgtgtgtgtgtctcagtgtgtgtgtgtgtgtgtgtctcagtgtgtgtgtgtgtgtgtgtctcagtgtgtgtgtgtgtctcagtgtgtgtgtgtgtctcagtgtgtgtgtgtgtgtgtgtctcagtgtgtgtgtgtgtctcagtgtgtgtgtgtgtctcagtgtgtgtgtgtgtgtgtgtgtgtctcagtgtgtgtgtgtgtgtgtgtgtgtctcagtgtgtgtgtgtgtgtctcagtgtgtgtgtgtgtgtgtgtgtgtgtctcagtgtgtgtgtgtgtgtgtgtgtgtctcagtgtgtgtgtgtgtgtgtctcagtgtgtgtgtgtgtgtgtgtgtgtgtctcagtgtgtgtgtgtgtgtgtgtctcagtgtgtgtgtgtgtgtgtgtctcagtgtgtgtgtgtgtgtgtgtgtgtgtctcagtgtgtgtgtgtgtgtgcgtgtgtgtgcgtgtgtctcagtgtgtgtgtgtgtgtgtgtgtgtgtctcagtgtgtgtgtgtgtgtgtgtctcagtgtgtgtgtgtgtgtgtgtgtgtctcagtgtgtgtgtgtgtgtgtgtgtctcagtgtgtgtgtgtgtgtgtgtgtctcagtgtgtgtgtgtgtgtgtgtgtctcagtgtgtgtgtgtgtctcagtgtgtgtgtgtgtgtgtgtgtgtgtgtgtgtctcagtgtgtgtgtgtgtctcagtgtgtgtgtgtacttggcCAGCCCCTCCAGCACAGCAGGCAGCAGGACAgattttcttgctttcttcaGGATCCTGAAGTAAATGAGGAAGACGATGTTCAGCGTCTCTGTGTGCTGAGGAAGAGGGGGGTATTGATTAGTGATCAGCTGAtattagtcacacacacacacacacactcaccagtTTGAGTTTCTTGTCTTTGCTTTCTGACGCCTCAGCCTCCAACAACTCTTTCTCCAACTTCTCCTCCGCCTTCTTCcactgcgcacacacacacacacacacacacacacacacacacacacactaattcaACATGAGGGGACTGAGTGTGTATGTTgtatatgttgttgttgtttatgttgttgttgttgtccttgttgttgttgtttaccttcCTCTGCATCCTGGacaggttcttcttcttctcctggcGGTTCATGAACTTCTTCGTTGGTGCCGTGTCGTCCACGTCCTTCTTCAGCTGCACCTCCTTGATCCTCAGACTCAGCAGCGTCCTGAGCacctgggggcggggcagggggcgggTCAGTCCCCATGCGGCATCAGCAGCGGTTCCGGAGCGTCTGATTGGTTACCTCAGGCCGGACGTTGTAGCTGAGACTCTTGACGAGGCCGGAGATGACGCGCACGGCCGCCAGCGAGGCCACGCCCACTTTGTCCTGCTGGAAGAGCCTGGCGAAGGCGTGGCAGCACATCCCCGACACCTGCAACACACGCCCAGGTGAGACAGGCCACGCCCCCGTGTCCGACacccaggccccgcccccaaccACACCCACCTGGCGGTCGGTGTGGTTCATCAGCGGCGCCAGCGCCACCAGGATGTTGTTGTGGAAGTTAAAGTGAGGAAGGCTGAGCAGCAGCTCGCACAGGCAACGCACCGCCACCAGCGCCAGGCCGCCGTatgaggccacgcccaccgccTGGACACGCTTCCTCTTCTGCTGCTGCCAGTCTGGAGACAGGACACAcgccacaggtgtgtgtgtgtgtgttctgtgtgtgtgtgtgtgttctgtgtgtgtgtgtgtgttctgtgtgtgtgtgtgtgtgtgtgtgtgtgttctgtgtgtgtgtgtgtgtgtgtgtgtgtgtgtgttctgtgtgtgtgtgtgtgtgtgtgtgtgttctgtgtgtgtgtgtgtgtgttctgtgtgtgtgtgtgtgtgttctgtgtgtgtgtgtgttctgtgttctgtgtgtgtgtgtgtgtgtgttctgtgtgtgtgtgtgttctgtgtgtgtgtgtgttctatgtgtgtgtgttctgtgtgtgtgtgttctatgtgtgtgtgtgttctatgtgtgtgtgtgtgtgtgtgtgtgtgtgtgtgtgtgtgtgtgtgtgtgtacctctgaCCGtctgctccagctcctccaggtagAACTTGTACTGGGACACTAACCCCTCCTCGAAGTCTCTGAGCTGCTGCGTCTCCTTCCTCACCTGTAGGGGGCGACACACGTCAGCTAACGGCGGCTTAGAGCTGCTTCCTGTCGATGTGGGGCGGGGCCAGCTACCTTGGCGTCCTTCTCTGTAGCGGATAGGGGGCGGATCCTGTAGGTGGGCGTGACGTCCTTGAACACCTCCATCAGTGACAccatcaccagcttcctgaccgTCACCGCCACACTGGGGTCCGCCTCCATCAGCATCGCCCGCAGCTGCTTCAGCCGCTTCACCTGAGACACGCCCACAGATACACAGACACGCCCAGCGTCAGGTCAGTCGGCCTCATGCGGCTCCGTGACCCCGCCCTTCGGCCACGCCCAGCCTTACGTTGCCGACGGGGTCGGACACGATGGCGGCGCCGTGGCCGGCGATGCGCTGCTTCCTCTCCTGGATGGTCTGAGCTCGGAGCTGCTGCCTCTGCTGGGGGGTGAGAGCAGCGACGGCCGGCGGCGCCCCCCCTGGACAGGAGGACACGTGACAGGCATGTGCTGCTAGCGTGTGAGGCAACAGGCATGTGAGGCTACAGGCATGAGAGGCTACAGGCGTGTGTCAACGCCACGGCGTCAGGAAGTAGTTCACTCACAGAGTGAGgtggttaccatggaaacagaacaaacagaaaacagtgtgtgtgtgtttgtgtgtaccaTCATCAATCTCCTgtggctcctcctcttcctcctcctcctcctcctctggctgCTCTGTAATGACTGTAAACAAGCCGATCAGCTGATTAATCATTCTGATCGATCAGCGATGGATGTATTGATCAGTCTGGCGGGCCCCTACCTCTGGTGATGCTGCGGGGGACCACGCCTGTGCGGTCTTTGATGGGCAGCAGGTGGATGACCTCcgtctcctccatcctcctggtCGTCCTGGCGACCTTCTCGTAGCTCCGCACCGGGTCGCTCCGCCTCCGGCCGCTGTGCTCCGCCCCGCTGGGACGCCCCAATGCGCAAACAAGGAGTCACTGCGTGTGTGTTCCATTCCTACACCtgctgacggtgtgtgtgtgtgtgtgtgtataggtgttaCCATGACGACAGGTCTCTGCTCATGAAGGCGGCGCTcatctcctgcagctcctcctccatcatgtcTGTGGGCAGACTCTCCAggaactcctcctcctcctgctcctcctctgtcagGGGAACATGGGTGAGCAGTGCATGATGGGAGCAGAAGCCCCTGACGGTCAGCGGGCTCACCGGGTGTCTTCCTGTAGACTTCCAGGGGGCGGGGCGTCTGCAGGGCGGTGGCCCTGAACGCCTGGCGGAGGCGTTTCTGCTCCTTGCGCTGCTTCCTGGCGACgttctgctgcttctgctgACGGGTCCTCAGTTTGTTCTCCAGCTTCACCCCGCTGGTCCTCAGCAGGCGGCGGAACGACGGGGCGCGCTTCCTGGAGCGGGGCTGGGGGGAGGGGCACGCCAGCACGCTTAGTCAACAcgtctgtctgcatgtttgtcaacacgtctgtctgcatgtttgtAAACACACCTGCCTACATGTTTGTAAACACGTCTGCCTGCATGTTTGTCAACACGTTTGTAAACACATCTGTCAACATGTCTTTCAACATGTTTGTCAATATGTTTGTCAACACGTCGGTCTACATGTTTGTTGACAGgtctgtcaacatgtttgtAAACACGTTTGTCTACATGTTTGTAAACACGTCTCTCTACATGTTTGTAAACACGTTTGTCTACATGTTTGTGAACAcgtctgtctgcatgtttgtCAACACGTTTGTAAACATGTCTGTCAACATGTCTTTCAACATGTTTGTCAATATGTTTGTCAACACGTCGGTCTACATGTTTGTTGACAGGTCTGTCTACATGTTTGTCAACACATCTGTCTGCATGTTTGTAAACACGTCTCTCTACATGTTTGTAAACACATTTGTCTACATGTTTGTGAACAcgtctgtctgcatgtttgtCAACACGTTTGTAAACACGTCTGTCAACATGTCTTTCAACATGTTTGTCAATATGTTTGTCAACATGTTTGTCAATATGTTTGTCAACACGTCTGTCTACATGTTTGTTGACAGgtctgtcaacatgtttgtcaacacgtctgtctgcatgtttgtcaacacgtctgtctgcatgtttgtcaacacgtctgtctgcatgtttgtcaacacgtctgtctgcatgtttgtcgacacgtctgtcaacatgtttgtTGACAGgtctgtcaacatgtttgtcaacacgtctgtctgcatgtttgtgaacacgtctgtctgcatgtttgtgaacacgtctgtctgcatgtttgtCAACACGTCTGCCTGCATGTTTGTCGACACGTCTGCCTGCATGTTTGTCGACACGTCTGCCTGCATGTTTGTCGACACGTCTGCCTGCATGTTTGTCGacatttccctttggggattaaaaCAGTTTATAAAATTGAAGtaaacaatcaaataaaataaataaattaataataataataaatcataaaagaaataataaaatagatttcatacaataaacaaaacaaaaatgtttcgtCAACACGCCTCTGACCAACATCAGATTCTGTAACTCCACCATCACACATGACGTCACGTCCATGCTGTTTCTGAACGTAAATACGGGTCATGACGTCACATCAGACCGGAGAAATCCCGTTTCAGACGCGGACGCGGAACCGGCGGTCCCTCCGCCGCCTCGCGGTGTGGACGGTGGGCCGGACCGGAAGAAGTAAACCGGTGCTCCGGTCCCGGTGAGCAGCGTACCGATCGGATCCTCGATCTGTCCCGGGACAGAACGAACCGGCCCGGTTCTTAACGGGAGGCTAGCGGGACTCACCGGAGCCATGGCGGAACACGGGCGCCGGTCCGGACTTCCTGCCGGTGGGTTCGGTAAAAAAGCTGCGTTCGTGCCTCCACGCGTGGAAGAGACGGTCACGCACGACCCGGAAACACTTAACGGAAGTACCGCCCTGGAGGCGGAAGTGCTTCCCTGGAGGCGGAGCAGCGACACCAGCGGCGGGAGGACCGCGTTCCGTTTCCACCGGGGAGAACGTTCGGACCGACCGGAAGTGTTCGATCGGTTTTATTTAGTGcgatcatgaaaaataaaatacaatacttaagtatatatttttatttctcgtCGCTCAAAATATACGTCACACCCCTGGGGCCGGAAGTTCAGTAAAAACACGTTAAAAACGTTTAATGTTTGAACGGATGGAGACGTTTCATCACTCTGtttacggtgtgtgtgtgcgtgcgtgcgtgtgtgtgtgtgtgtgcgtgtgtgtgtgtgtgtgtgtgtgtgtgtgtgtgcgtgtgtgtgtgtgtgcgtgtgtgtgcgtgtgtgtgcgtgtgcgtgcgtgtgtgtgtgtgtgcgtgtgtgtgcgtgtgcgtgcgtgtgtgtgtgtgcgtgtgtgtgtgtgtgtgtgtgtgtgtgtgcgtgttcacaggattttctgtttcaattcagtttttaatacattttttaaataaaacagtccTGCAGCTCAGTGGACAGGTGACCCGATGGACGGGTGACCCGATGGACGGGTGACCCGATGGACGGGTGACCCGATGGACGGGTGACCCGATGGACGGGTGACCCGATGGACGGGTGACCCGATGGACGGGTGACCCGATGGACGGGTGACCCGATGGACGGGTGACCCGATGGACGGGTGACCCGATGAACAGGTGACCCAGGTCAGCCCTGCACCTTGAGCATTGTAGTAGTGGCGGTGACCTCCCGGTGACCTCTGGATCAGCTGACGCTCCTCTTCGCTCTACAGGAAGTCAGAACCTGCACAGAGAAGCGAATCGACAGTCTGGTTCTGATggggtcagagttcatgttacctcaagaaagcagtgcatcctgggatatACTTCAATAAAATGTGTGATGTTTATACATCCCAACAGTAATAACAGAGTATATGGTAGAAGGATTGAGTTTAACCAATAAATCAATATAAAACTGAATGAACTGTTAATTTAGta is part of the Antennarius striatus isolate MH-2024 chromosome 21, ASM4005453v1, whole genome shotgun sequence genome and encodes:
- the noc3l gene encoding nucleolar complex protein 3 homolog gives rise to the protein MAPPRSRKRAPSFRRLLRTSGVKLENKLRTRQQKQQNVARKQRKEQKRLRQAFRATALQTPRPLEVYRKTPEEEQEEEEFLESLPTDMMEEELQEMSAAFMSRDLSSCGAEHSGRRRSDPVRSYEKVARTTRRMEETEVIHLLPIKDRTGVVPRSITRVITEQPEEEEEEEEEEPQEIDDGGAPPAVAALTPQQRQQLRAQTIQERKQRIAGHGAAIVSDPVGNVKRLKQLRAMLMEADPSVAVTVRKLVMVSLMEVFKDVTPTYRIRPLSATEKDAKVRKETQQLRDFEEGLVSQYKFYLEELEQTVRDWQQQKRKRVQAVGVASYGGLALVAVRCLCELLLSLPHFNFHNNILVALAPLMNHTDRQVSGMCCHAFARLFQQDKVGVASLAAVRVISGLVKSLSYNVRPEVLRTLLSLRIKEVQLKKDVDDTAPTKKFMNRQEKKKNLSRMQRKWKKAEEKLEKELLEAEASESKDKKLKLHTETLNIVFLIYFRILKKARKSVLLPAVLEGLANFAHLINVEFFDDLLKVLQDLIQSGDLTNRESLHSIQTVFTILSGQGDVLNIDPMTFYSHLYRKLLSLHAGAPNDDIIIVLQCLDAMLTRRRKQVTLQRAMAFIKRLSTLSLHLLPDASVGVLAATRAAMHAFPRSDFLLDNEVQGSGLFLPELEEPEHCNAQNTALWELHPLQRHYHPVVRRLALHLCHGAPSEGATALSVDLSRRSPVELFDVYSIRDMTFNPPVAPPTTKKKDRLLVRSALLDQDLQTRADNLLTTAQEAELDFYNNKSTNTGLMTGRTVSPSK